From Verrucomicrobiota bacterium:
CCAGCGCTTTGACCTTCGCCGGATCCCGACCCAGGTGATCGCGCGTCACCTTGCGTTCATCGCCGAACAGGAAAGCGTAAAACTTTCACAAGCCGCCGCCGAGGCGATTGCGGTGGCCGCGGACGGCGGCTTGCGGGACGCGGAGTCGATGTTGGACCAATTGGTGGCGTTCTGTGGCCATGACGTCGGCGAAAAAGAGGTGCTTGAGGTTTTCGGGTTAACGTCGGAACGCGTCGTCACCGACATTTTCCGGGCGATGGTCGCCCGGAACGCGGCGGAAGCCCTCACCTTGATTGATCGTCAGGCTGAGGCCGGCAAAGATTTCGGACGGTTGCTCGCCGACCTGCTGGTTTTTGCGCGGAGCCTGCTGGTGTTCAAGGTGGAGCCGGCTGCGCTCCGTGATGAGGTCAGCGAGGCGGCCCGAACGGCGCTGGAGGAACTTCAGCCGCAACTGGAAACCGACGAACTGCTGCGTTTGATTCAGCAACTGGCAGAAACGGAATCGGTGCTGAAATGGTCTGCCAACAAGCGCATGCACCTCGAGATCGGGGTGATCAGGGCGGTTCAAAGCCTGGAGGAAGTCGGTTTGGATTCGGTCCTTCAAGCGCTTCAGGATCTGCGTAGTTCCGGACAAACCGGTGCAAAGCCGCCCGTGGCTGCACCGGCTCGCAAGGTGCACCCGGCGGCGCCGAAAGCCGTGGCGCAGCCGGTCCCCGCGAAGCCGCCCGAATCACGCCCGGTTGCAGAGAAATCCCCGGCGCCAGCGGCTTCGGACGGCAAAACACCTACGGGAGAGAGCAGTCCCGCCAAGGTCACCCCGGTGGCCGAGGCGCAACCGCAACCGTCCCCTGCCGCCGAACCCGCGGAAGCCGATCAGAGGCGCAAGGCGGACGCGACCCCGGATGGCGGCCTTAGCAAGGCGGCAACCCGGGCGGATGCCCCGGCGACGCCTGCAAGTCAGGACCCGGCGCAAGCACCGCCCGCTGACGCGCCTCCGCTCCAGGAACTCTGGCCGAAACTTCTGGGCGAGATTCGCACCAAGCGGC
This genomic window contains:
- the dnaX gene encoding DNA polymerase III subunit gamma/tau, translated to MSYQVFARKYRPQVFDDVLGQDHVVQTLKNAIQQRRLAHAYLFVGPRGTGKTSTARILAKGLNCVHGPTPNPCGVCDSCREIAQGISLDVLEIDGASNNSVDQIRELRDNVRFAPVRGRYKLYIIDEVHMLSTQAFNALLKTLEEPPEHVIFVFATTEVHKVLPTILSRCQRFDLRRIPTQVIARHLAFIAEQESVKLSQAAAEAIAVAADGGLRDAESMLDQLVAFCGHDVGEKEVLEVFGLTSERVVTDIFRAMVARNAAEALTLIDRQAEAGKDFGRLLADLLVFARSLLVFKVEPAALRDEVSEAARTALEELQPQLETDELLRLIQQLAETESVLKWSANKRMHLEIGVIRAVQSLEEVGLDSVLQALQDLRSSGQTGAKPPVAAPARKVHPAAPKAVAQPVPAKPPESRPVAEKSPAPAASDGKTPTGESSPAKVTPVAEAQPQPSPAAEPAEADQRRKADATPDGGLSKAATRADAPATPASQDPAQAPPADAPPLQELWPKLLGEIRTKRPLILSWLEKAVPLGTEDGVFRLGFPESETLTLESLMRANNRKFIETALSQLLGRPYRLEAEIRAGLGPVAAAPRAEADPTEVFKNDPLIRKALEIFRAEIQAAEPG